CCTGTATATGTCACGAGCAGGGCTAGACTAAATCAGGAGCACATTAGGGAGCTTTATGGCCAATTTATTGCTGACTTACCTAGTTACTTCAGGAGGTCAGCAGGGTTTTGGGTGTGCGAAACTTGAGTTAAGAAGTTATACTACAAAACCGCGTACTAGCGCTTGACTTTTGGTCTGCTGCGGGGCTAGATGAGTTTGAAGCTTACGTTATTATCTCATAAGCCCCTCAATTATTGACGAAGTACGAACAGTCAAGTTGTAATACTTATTGTGAAAATTAAAATAACCCGATGTTAAGCGCAAGATTTAATAGTGGAGATTATTCGGTTTCATTCATAATCCCACTAAGAGAATGGATTGCTATTTTACAAGGGATTCATTGGCCAAGGACTGCCGAAAAGCAATTATTCAGCAGACCCTAATGCCGCGGTAGGAAGGGGGTATGAGATGATGACATTACTATTACGATTGGTGATAATCGTGATGGGAACAAGCCTGTATAGTTATTTTTATCCGACATATAAAGCTTCCCTGCTTTCTTTACTTATGATGCTGATTACATTATTTTTCACGGCCCTGCTAGTAGAGCTGACTCCATTTAATCGGCCTATCAGCTTAAAAAAAGGGGGCGTTATACTCCCTGTTGTAATTCTGGGCATTCTACTCATTAGTGCATGGATTGGCTACACCTACGGTGATTGGATACATTCGCAACAATGGATCTATAACATTTGGGCTCGAATATTCTATACGCCTGCACTACCGATTGTCAGTACTTTTATGGGTATTCTATTGGCCAAGGCTTTGAAAGCCGAGTCATAGTAATACTCTTAAAGCTTACCGTAGTTTGACCTGGTAGAGGATTACTTTAACATTTCACCACGTGTATGGGATACTCTACCGTGGCTTTTCAGGTGCTAGTTATTGGTTATCTTTATTTCAAGGAGGGAAGTCAATTGTTCAAAATAGTAAGGATGATTATTTCTTTTTGTTTAGTTGTCTTAATAAGCTTGAGTGCTCTACCTAATGTAGCAGCTGAGCAGCATTCAAATAGTTTAATTTCCGGGACAGCAATTACTGATGAAGAAGCTTATGACAACTTTATAAAAGTATTTGGTTATTCAGAGGAAGAAGCTTTTAAATCTGTTTACGAAACAGGTGACGGGACTGCAGCACTGTCAGGAACGTGGAGAACTGTAACATATGAGCAAGTAAATGCTACGGTTACAGGTCAATATAAAACCTGTAACACGAATGGGTACATTATTGATGTTGCCCCTCTTCTGTGGATTCAAGCCAAGTCAGGTGCAGAAATACTTGAGATTGATTATGCAGAACTAATCTTTGTTAATCGGTAGGAGCTAAGAATGAGAGCAAGATACAAGGTTTCTTACGTAGCTCAGTACTGGGAGAATATCGACAGTAATTTTAGGATAACACCCCCTCCAGGATCAGGACCATGGCCGGATTGTACTTTCGACAGCTATGTGAGCCCAGGAGTGTGACAGAATTCCGATTAGCATAAATATCTGACCTTGCGTGACTCTGGTGCTGGATATAAAGCAATTGGCGGTGGTGGTGCCGGCCCCGGGCGGGCCACCGAATTCAGCGCTGCCAATTTTTCTCAAGTTTTTGAGCGGATTCCCGGTCGTCTGCCCCAAGGGACGGGACGCGCGCCTGCGGGGGCTCGAGAAGTTCCTCCGCTATACTGGTGGCGAGGTCCTGAAAAATAAGGATGTTTGGCTGATCGATGATGTGTTTACCACCAGCGGCACCGCAGCAGCCTGCACAGAAAAACTTTTGTCGGCCGGGGTTCGCTTGGTGGCAGTATTGGTTTTGGGAAATTGACTTGTCCTTTTATTTATGGTAGTATTAATCGAGCTTTAAGCTACATCATCATTTGGAGGTATTTTTTAGTGCAAGGCAAAGTAAAATGGTTTAACCAGAAAAAAGGCTACGGTTTCATTCAAAGAGAAGACGGCGACGATGTTTTTGTTCACTACTCAGCAATCCAGAGCGAAGGTTTCAAGACGCTGGACGAAGGCGACACTGTAGAATTCGACATCGTCGAAGGTTCCCGCGGCCTGCAAGCAGCAAACGTTGTAAAACTATAGTCAATCAATCCCGCCTCAAATTTTTGGGGTGGGATTTTAGTTATTTGGCAGGATTTTTTCTGGTTGCAGGGAATAAATATAATAACCACTGAAAGGAGTTGATCAAAGTGCGGATTATTACCAGGGGTAAAAATATTGAAGTAACAAATGCACTAAAACAACATGTGGAAAAGAGAATCGGGAAAATCAGCAAGTACTTTGAAGAAAATACCGAGGCTCAGGTCACTCTCAGTGTGGTTAAAGAGAATCATGTGATCGAGGCAATGATTTTACTTAACGGCGGCATGCTGATTCGGGCAGAGGAAAGTTCGTCGGACATGTACGCTTCAATCGACATGGTTGTGGAGAAGCTGGAGCGACAAATACGCAAGTACAAGACTCGGATTAACCGCAAGAACAGACAGACTGGCAGTCTGATCAAAGAGGAGGTTGGAACGCATTCATCTATGGACGAGGATGAACCGCAAATAGTAAAGACCAAGCGGTTCGCCATCAAGCCAATGGTTCCTGATGAGGCGGTTCTGCAAATGAATCTCCTGGGCCACGACTTCTTTGTTTTTAGCAACGCGGAAACAAATCAAACCAATGTTGTCTATCGGCGCAAAGACGGCAACTACGGATTGATTGAGCCAGAGGTTTAAGCAAAAAGGGTTGGCAGCGCCAACCCTTTTGTTTTATTATGAAATGGACCGGGAGGGATGGAATTGGACTCTTATGAAGCGATTAAGTTTGTATATCAGTCCTACGTGGACAGCAAGCCCTATCTGACTACTGATGCAGACATTCATCGACGCCATCCCCGTTATACCCGGGAGCTGATTACCCGTTTGGGGCTCAGTCTATCGGAGCCGCCCACCGCTCTGATTGCCGGCAGCAAAGGTAAGGGGTCGACCAGCACGCTGTTGGCTTGCCTGCTTGAGCATGCCGGCCGCCACGTAGGCTTGTTTACCGGTCCCCATCTGGTGGATT
The window above is part of the Bacillota bacterium genome. Proteins encoded here:
- the raiA gene encoding ribosome-associated translation inhibitor RaiA; its protein translation is MRIITRGKNIEVTNALKQHVEKRIGKISKYFEENTEAQVTLSVVKENHVIEAMILLNGGMLIRAEESSSDMYASIDMVVEKLERQIRKYKTRINRKNRQTGSLIKEEVGTHSSMDEDEPQIVKTKRFAIKPMVPDEAVLQMNLLGHDFFVFSNAETNQTNVVYRRKDGNYGLIEPEV
- a CDS encoding cold shock domain-containing protein encodes the protein MQGKVKWFNQKKGYGFIQREDGDDVFVHYSAIQSEGFKTLDEGDTVEFDIVEGSRGLQAANVVKL